A section of the Labrus bergylta chromosome 21, fLabBer1.1, whole genome shotgun sequence genome encodes:
- the scn4aa gene encoding sodium channel protein type 4 subunit alpha A: protein MASLLPPPGIAVFRRFTQESLAEIERLKEERKKATEVEGHEGEEPLAPHPDLEAGKSLPLIYGDPPQEMLNTPLEDLDSFYKAQSTFIVISKGNTIFRFNAEPACYILSPFSLVRRGAIKILIHSFIMITILSNCVFMTMSNPPAWSKTVEYVFTGIYTFEATVKVLSRGFCVGSFTFLRDPWNWLDFMVISMAYVTEFVDLGNVSALRTFRVLRALKTITVIPGLKTIVGALIQSVKKMVDVMILTVFALAVFALVGLQLFMGNLRQKCIRWPIDDFLNITDTFNDTASFNNTMGFNDTTYSNSTFNFIEYIENSDNHYYLEGSPDALLCGNSSDAGKCPEGYTCMKAGRNPNFGYTSFDSFGWAFLALFRLMTQDYWENLFQLVLRSAGKTYMLFFVVIIFLGSFYLINLILAVVAMAYDEQNEATQREAIEKEEEFQRLLLQLKNQEQAQVLGSRATLISKKSLSHHTVSELADEETSLEHEEVVKDCNGRLVPRLLIRAPTMDQSAAEYELREKSLGSVHSMLYLDQPGLTQRTASALTVLTAAAMEELEEAQRPCPPAWYKFADMFLKWDFCPQWVMFKKWVLFVVMDPFVDLGITICIVLNTLFMAMEHYPMTPEFDNMLSVGNLVFTGIFTAEMFFKLIAMDPYYYFQVGWNIFDSIIVTLSLVELGLANVQGLSVLRSFRLLRVFKLAKSWPTLNMLIKIIGNSVGALGNLTLVLAIIVFIFAVVGMQLFGKSYKDCVCKISTECELPRWHMNDFFHSFLIVFRILCGEWIETMWDCMEVAGAGMCLVVFMMVMVIGNLVVLNLFLALLLSSFSGDNLSTGDDDGEMNNLQIAIGRITRGINWFKAFIIRTILQTLGREPKVTDEPGEGLANDEEPKTEQIEMNHLDTGQNFKMADGICNSLVEGRPSGFIVDGELNLNVPIALGESDFENLGDDDEDEDEDDANDSVKSSDKFSQHNRNLEDKNSMLGDVKLKGALNDGDSSVCSTVDYQPPEPEPEEVEEEEPDPVEPEACFTDDCVRRWPCLTVDITQGRGKKWWNLRRTCFTIVEHDWFETFIIFMILLSSGALAFEDIHIERRRTIKIILEFADKVFTYVFIIEMLLKWVAYGFKTYFTNAWCWLDFFIVDISLVSLFANWMGYSDLGPIKSLRTLRALRPLRALSRFEGMRVVVNALVGAIPSIFNVLLVCLIFWLIFSIMGVNLFAGKFYRCINTTTEELFPMDVVNNMSDCLALKETTQEARWVNVKVNYDNVGKGYLSLLQVATFKGWMDIMYAAVDSREVKEQPSYEINLYMYIYFVIFIIFGSFFTLNLFIGVIIDNFNQQKKKFGDKDLFMTEEQKKYYDAMKKLGSKKPQKPIPRPTNLIQGMVFDFISQQFFDIFIMVLICLNMVTMMVETDNQSAEKEDFLFKVNVSFIVVFTGECVLKLFALRQYFFTNGWNVFDFVVVILSIAGTMLSDIIEKYFVSPTLFRVIRLARIGRILRLIKGAKGIRTLLFALMMSLPALFNIGLLLFLIMFIFSIFGMSNFAYVKKEAGIDDIFNFETFGGSIICLFEITTSAGWDALLLPMLNKEFPDCDPDFENPGTDVRGNCGNPGMSMIFFCGYIIVSFLVVVNMYIAIILENFNVAQEESGDALCEDDFEMFNETWEKFDIDGTMFIEYSQLSDFCDTLQEPLRVAKPNLFRLIEMDLPLVIGDRIHCLDVLLAVTQMVLGDTVEMAAMRESIEAKFILNNPTSDSFAPITTTVRHKEEQNAAVVIQRVYRNHLLKRCLRHAAFMNRCKRKGRSNEGEDPPEKVGMLARRMGVLYGSNVDLAEEMEQVALETLANQQPTDQETVQYTDDGSASDPLEPNIIVVPVEITNEVLLHSAPNQHFFALHANLRESIV from the exons ATGGCGTCACTGCTCCCTCCCCCAGGCATCGCTGTGTTCCGCCGCTTCACCCAGGAGTCCCTGGCGGAGATCGAGCGGCTCaaggaggaaaggaaaaaggCCACAGAAGTAGAGGGCCATGAGGGGGAAGAGCCATTGGCCCCACATCCGGATCTGGAGGCGGGCAAGAGTTTGCCCTTGATCTATGGAGACCCTCCCCAAGAGATGCTCAACACACCTTTGGAAGACCTGGACTCCTTCTACAAAGCACAAAGC acatTCATTGTGATCAGCAAAGGAAACACAATCTTCAGGTTCAATGCTGAGCCCGCTTGCTACATTCTGAGCCCCTTTAGTTTGGTTAGAAGAGGAGCCATTAAAATTCTCATACATTC GTTCATCATGATAACGATTCTATCGAATTGTGTATTCATGACGATGAGCAATCCACCAGCATGGAGTAAAACTGTTGA GTATGTTTTCACTGGTATCTATACCTTTGAAGCAACAGTCAAAGTGTTGTCGAGAGGATTTTGTGTTGGATCTTTTACATTCCTTCGAGATCCATGGAATTGGCTGGATTTCATGGTGATCAGCATGGC ATATGTCACTGAGTTTGTTGACCTTGGAAACGTGTCAGCCCTCAGGACATTTCGTGTACTTCGAGCCCTTAAAACAATTACTGTGATTCCTG GTTTGAAAACCATCGTGGGCGCTTTGATCCAGTCAGTGAAGAAAATGGTGGATGTCATGATTTTAACTGTCTTTGCCCTCGCCGTGTTTGCTCTTGTTGGCCTTCAACTTTTTATGGGAAACCTTCGACAGAAATGTATACGATGGCCCATAGATGACTTCTTAAACATCACTGACACATTTAATGACACTGCGTCCTTCAACAACACAATGGGTTTCAATGATACAACGTATTCCAACAGTACCTTCAATTTCATAGAATACATTGAAAACTCAG ATAATCACTATTACTTGGAAGGCAGCCCCGATGCTCTACTTTGTGGAAACAGCTCTGACGCTGG AAAGTGCCCAGAAGGATACACATGCATGAAGGCTGGGAGGAACCCCAACTTTGGCTACACCAGTTTTGACTCTTTTGGCTGGGCCTTCCTGGCCCTCTTCAGACTGATGACCCAAGACTACTGGGAGAACCTGTTCCAGCTG GTCCTGCGGTCAGCTGGCAAGACATACATGCTGTTCTTTGTTGTGATCATCTTTCTGGGCTCCTTCTACCTCATCAATCTCATCCTGGCTGTGGTAGCCATGGCTTATGATGAACAGAATGAGGCAACTCAGCGAGAGGCCatagagaaagaagaagagttcCAGCGGCTACTGCTGCAACTCAAGAATCAGGAACAG GCTCAAGTTCTTGGGAGTCGAGCCACTCTAATCAGTAAAAAGTCACTTAGTCATCACACTGTATCTGAGTTGGCAGATGAAGAAACAAGCCTTGAACATGAAGAAGTTGTCAAGGACTGTAATGGAAGACTTGTTCCCCGTCTGCTTATAAGAGCACCAACCATGGACCAG TCTGCTGCAGAGTATGAACTAAGAGAGAAGTCATTGGGCTCTGTGCATAGCATGCTTTATCTGGATCAACCAGGCCTGACACAGAGAACTGCAAGTGCTCTGACTGTGCTTACAGCAGCTGCTATGGAAG AGTTGGAGGAGGCTCAGAGGCCGTGCCCACCTGCCTGGTACAAGTTTGCCGACATGTTCCTAAAGTGGGATTTCTGCCCACAGTGGGTGATGTTTAAAAAGTGGGTGCTGTTTGTGGTCATGGACCCTTTTGTTGATTTGGGCATCACCATCTGCATCGTGCTCAACACGCTCTTCATGGCCATGGAGCACTACCCCATGACCCCAGAGTTTGACAACATGCTCTCAGTTGGGAATTTG GTTTTCACTGGGATCTTCACAGCAGAAATGTTCTTCAAGCTTATTGCCATGGACCCCTACTACTACTTTCAGGTTGGCTGGAACATTTTTGACAGCATTATTGTCACTCTCAGCCTGGTGGAGTTGGGGCTGGCAAATGTCCAGGGCCTTTCAGTCCTCAGGTCTTTCCGTCTG CTTAGAGTCTTCAAACTAGCAAAGTCCTGGCCAACACTCAACATGTTGATCAAGATCATTGGCAACTCAGTGGGAGCTTTAGGAAACCTGACGTTAGTGCTGGCCATCATCGTCTTTATCTTTGCCGTGGTGGGTATGCAACTCTTTGGCAAGAGCTATAAGGACTGCGTGTGCAAGATATCCACGGAGTGCGAGCTGCCACGCTGGCACATGAACGACTTCTTCCACTCGTTCCTCATCGTCTTCCGCATCCTGTGTGGGGAGTGGATTGAGACTATGTGGGACTGCATGGAGGTGGCTGGAGCTGGGATGTGTTTAGTTGTCTTCATGATGGTCATGGTCATTGGAAATCTTGTG GTGTTGAACCTCTTCCTGGCCTTGTTGCTCAGCTCGTTCAGTGGAGACAACCTCTCAACAGGGGACGATGATGGAGAGATGAACAATCTCCAGATTGCTATAGGCCGGATCACACGTGGCATCAACTGGTTCAAAGCGTTTATCATTCGAACAATTCTGCAGACTCTTGGCAGAGAGCCCAAGGTCACTGATGAACCTGGTGAAGGCCTGGCAAATGATGAGGAGCCTAAAACAGAGCAAATTGAAATGAACCACTTGGACACTGGTCAGAATTTCAAAATGGCAGATGGGATTTGTAATAGTTTGGTTGAAGGCCGGCCTTCTGGATTTATTGTGGACGGAGAGCTGAATCTTAATGTTCCAATTGCCCTGGGAGAGTCAGACTTTGAAAACCTTGGGGACgacgatgaggatgaggatgaagatgatgCTAATGACTCAGTGAAGTCATCTGACAAATTTAGCCAACACAATAGA aacttagaagataaaaatagtatgCTGGGAGATGTCAAA CTCAAGGGTGCTTTAAATGATGGGGATTCTTCAGTGTGTAGCACAGTGGACTATCAGCCACCTGAGCCTGAACCAGAAgaagtggaagaagaagagcCAGACCCCGTGGAGCCAGAGGCCTGCTTCACTGACG ACTGTGTGAGGCGCTGGCCATGTCTGACTGTAGACATCACCCAAGGTCGAGGCAAGAAGTGGTGGAACCTTCGTAGGACTTGCTTCACTATTGTGGAGCATGACTGGTTTGAAACCTTCATTATCTTTATGATCCTTCTCAGCAGTGGAGCTCTG GCCTTTGAAGACATACACATTGAAAGACGTCGAACCATCAAAATTATTCTGGAGTTTGCTGACAAAGTCTTCACCTACGTCTTCATCATTGAGATGCTCCTTAAATGGGTGGCATACGGCTTCAAGACCTATTTCACCAATGCTTGGTGTTGGTTGGATTTCTTCATTGTAGAT ATTTCCCTGGTTAGTTTATTTGCCAACTGGATGGGCTACTCTGACCTAGGACCAATCAAATCCCTCAGAACTCTCAGGGCACTAAGACCTCTTCGAGCACTGTCAAGATTTGAGGGGATGAGG GTGGTGGTGAACGCTCTTGTAGGAGCAATTCCCTCCATCTTCAACGTATTGCTGGTTTGTCTTATATTCTGGCTCATCTTCAGCATCATGGGAGTTAACCTGTTTGCCGGGAAGTTCTACCGCTGCATCAACACCACCACGGAGGAGCTTTTCCCCATGGATGTGGTAAACAACATGAGCGACTGTCTTGCTCTCAAAGAAACCACACAGGAGGCGCGCTGGGTCAATGTCAAAGTAAATTATGACAATGTGGGAAAAGGCTACCTGTCCCTACTTCAAGTG GCAACCTTCAAAGGTTGGATGGACATCATGTATGCTGCTGTTGACTCAAGAGAG gTAAAGGAGCAACCTTCTTATGAGATCAACCTCTACATGTACATTTACTTTGTGATTTTTATCATCTTTGGCTCTTTCTTCACACTCAACCTCTTCATTGGTGTCATTATTGACAATTTCaaccaacaaaagaaaaag ttTGGAGATAAAGACCTCTTTATGACTGAGGAACAAAAGAAGTACTATGATGCCATGAAGAAACTTGGTTCCAAGAAGCCGCAAAAGCCGATTCCCCGTCCAACT AACCTAATCCAGGGAATGGTGTTTGACTTCATCAGTCAGCAGTTCTTTGACATCTTCATCATGGTGCTAATCTGCCTCAACATGGTGACCATGATGGTGGAGACGGATAACCAAAGTGCAGAGAAGGAAGATTTCCTTTTCAAAGTAAACGTGTCTTTCATCGTTGTGTTCACTGGAGAGTGTGTGCTAAAGCTCTTTGCTCTACGACAATACTTTTTCACCAATGGATGGAACGTTTTCGATTTTGTTGTGGTCATATTGTCCATAGCTG GTACAATGCTCTCAGACATAATCGAGAAGTACTTTGTTTCACCGACTCTGTTCAGAGTGATCAGACTGGCGAGGATAGGAAGGATTCTCCGTCTTATTAAAGGAGCTAAGGGTATTCGGACACTTCTCTTCgctctgatgatgtcacttcctgccTTGTTCAATATTGGTCTACTTCTCTTCCTCATtatgttcattttctccatctTTGGCATGTCAAACTTTGCTTATGTCAAAAAGGAGGCTGGAATCGATGATATATTTAATTTTGAGACATTTGGTGGAAGCATTATCTGCTTGTTTGAGATCACAACATCCGCCGGATGGGATGCACTCTTGCTTCCAATGCTGAACAAGGAGTTTCCAGACTGTGATCCGGACTTTGAGAACCCTGGCACGGACGTTAGGGGTAACTGTGGCAACCCAGGCATGAGCATGATATTCTTCTGCGGTTACATCATTGTCTCATTCTTAGTGGTGGTCAACATGTACATCGCCATCATCTTGGAGAACTTCAATGTAGCACAAGAAGAGAGTGGAGATGCTCTCTGTGAGGAtgactttgaaatgtttaatgagACTTGGGAGAAGTTTGACATAGATGGAACTATGTTTATTGAGTATAGCCAGCTCTCAGACTTTTGTGATACCTTGCAGGAGCCGCTAAGAGTAGCCAAACCAAACCTGTTCCGCCTGATTGAAATGGATCTGCCCCTGGTGATTGGGGACAGGATCCACTGCCTTGATGTCTTGTTGGCCGTCACACAGATGGTCTTGGGAGACACGGTGGAGATGGCAGCAATGCGGGAGAGCATTGAGGCTAAGTTCATCTTGAACAACCCCACCTCAGACTCCTTTGCACCAATTACTACAACGGTGCGCCACAAAGAAGAGCAGAATGCTGCTGTGGTGATCCAGAGGGTTTACCGCAACCACCTGCTAAAACGCTGCTTACGTCATGCTGCTTTTATGAACCGCTGTAAAAGGAAGGGTAGAAGTAATGAAGGCGAAGATCCTCCGGAAAAAGTGGGGATGCTAGCACGAAGGATGGGAGTTCTCTATGGCAGCAATGTGGACCTTGCAGAGGAGATGGAGCAGGTTGCTTTAGAAACTCTAGCAAACCAACAGCCTACTGATCAGGAGACGGTACAGTACACAGACGACGGGAGTGCTTCAGATCCCCTTGAGCCAAATATCATTGTTGTACCTGTCGAAATTACTAATGAGGTTCTATTGCATTCAGCTCCAAACCAACACTTCTTTGCTCTTCATGCAAACCTGAGAGAGTCAATTGTATAA
- the LOC109981815 gene encoding interferon a3-like: MDHKFRQFSKTSLDLLDTMAHNSTNSTEDAEVKHTVSFPHELYSQADKAAAADKLSFTVQVLNEMETLLNKNHSSASWEEKTVDSFLGVVSRQADGLHSCIRSHGHKKHNKKLHMSFKRLSHVLEQMGHSAEAWELIRKEIKTHLMRADLLITSLLTAN, translated from the exons ATGGATCATAAATTCAGACAGTTCAGTAAAACCTCTTTGGATCTCCTGGACACCATG gctcaTAACTCCACTAACAGCACTGAGGATGCTGAAGTGAAGCACACTGTGAGCTTCCCTCATGAGCTGTACAGCCAGGCGGACAAAGCAGCT GCGGCGGATAAACTCAGCTTCACAGTCCAGGTTCTGAATGAGATGGAGACCCTGCTCAATAAGAATCACAGCTCTGCATCATGGGAGGAGAAAACTGTGGACAGCTTTCTGGGCGTTGTGAGCCGGCAGGCTGACGGCCTTCACTCCTGT ATCCGGAGCCACGGCCACAAGAAGCACAACAAGAAGCTGCACATGAGTTTCAAGAGACTGTCACATGTCCTCGAGCAAATg GGTCACAGTGCTGAAGCCTGGGAGCTGATCAGGAAGGAAATCAAAACTCATCTGATGAGAGCCGACCTTCTGATTACATCTCTGCTCACCGCCAACTAA
- the cd79b gene encoding B-cell antigen receptor complex-associated protein beta chain — MFWLLLLAGYCGLALVNNSVAQKPALQIIQKPRYYGAITGFPVSIQCLVTGSVKYQWYWAAQHNASNKEPLPGRRENIQTVENTLHILNLRLEDSGVYFCKANDTWGPGTGVKVARNITVTQVQYRTKLKDGLMIFQGLLLAVCIAALLLRKQDLLENTDSIYEEPETDHIYEGLAIETCGGGLYEELSVYAQVDGAEAPWE, encoded by the exons ATGTTCTGGCTGTTGTTGCTGGCTGGATACTGCGGGCTTGCTTTGGTCAATAACTCAG TGGCCCAAAAACCTGCACTGCAGATCATCCAGAAGCCCCGGTATTATGGTGCGATAACGGGCTTCCCTGTGAGTATTCAGTGTCTGGTCACGGGGTCAGTCAAGTACCAGTGGTACTGGGCTGCTCAGCACAATGCAAGCAACAAAGAGCCACTGCCAGGACGAAGGGAGAATATTCAGACGGTCGAGAATACTCTCCACATCTTAAATCTGCGCCTAGAGGACAGCGGAGTGTACTTCTGCAAAGCAAACGATACATGGGGACCAGGGACTGGGGTTAAAGTTGCCA GAAACATTACTGTAACACAGGTTCAGTACAGGACCAAGCTGAAGGATGGTCTCATGATCTTCCAGGGCCTCCTGCTGGCCGTGTGCATTGCTGCTCTGCTGCTACGCAAGCAAGACCTG ttggaAAACACGGACAGCATATACGAGGAGCCTGAAACAGATCACATCTATGAG GGTTTGGCGATCGAGACATGTGGAGGGGGCCTGTATGAGGAACTCTCTGTGTACGCACAGGTTGATGGAGCCGAGGCGCCGTGGGAATGA